One stretch of Streptomyces agglomeratus DNA includes these proteins:
- a CDS encoding CbtA family protein — protein sequence MSEPVLPLLGRGLAAGGAAGLAAGLFSLLLAEPLMDRAIRLEEARSAADEHTHGAAATAVQHHEELFSRSTQHFGLVVTAVVAGLALGVLFALAYALVHRRTGLGERPWPRALAFGAAAFVAVSLLPGLRYPANPPGVGDSGTVASRQALWLAAVVIGILGMVLARQVYVRLADRSLPVRQVAVAVTGVATLAVLFALPGNPDEVPVAATLLWDFRMLSLASHAVLWAVFAGVFGALGLRAATRSVPAAEPVAA from the coding sequence ATGTCAGAACCTGTACTGCCCCTGCTCGGACGCGGGCTGGCGGCGGGCGGGGCAGCCGGCCTTGCCGCCGGCCTGTTCTCCCTGCTCCTCGCCGAGCCCCTGATGGACCGTGCGATCCGCCTCGAAGAGGCACGTTCCGCGGCCGATGAGCACACGCACGGTGCGGCGGCCACGGCCGTCCAGCACCACGAGGAACTGTTCTCCCGCTCCACCCAGCACTTCGGCCTGGTCGTCACGGCGGTCGTGGCGGGCCTCGCGCTGGGCGTCCTGTTCGCCCTCGCCTACGCCCTGGTGCACCGCCGTACGGGCCTCGGTGAGCGGCCGTGGCCGCGCGCCCTGGCCTTCGGCGCGGCCGCCTTCGTGGCGGTCTCGCTGCTGCCGGGACTGCGCTATCCGGCGAACCCGCCGGGGGTCGGCGACTCCGGCACCGTCGCGAGCCGCCAGGCCCTGTGGCTGGCGGCCGTGGTGATCGGCATCCTCGGCATGGTGCTGGCCCGGCAGGTGTACGTACGCCTCGCCGACCGGTCCCTGCCGGTGCGGCAGGTCGCGGTGGCCGTCACGGGGGTCGCGACGCTGGCGGTGCTGTTCGCGCTGCCGGGCAATCCGGACGAGGTCCCGGTGGCGGCGACGCTGCTGTGGGACTTCAGGATGCTGTCGCTGGCCTCGCACGCGGTGCTGTGGGCGGTGTTCGCGGGGGTCTTCGGGGCGCTGGGGCTGCGCGCGGCGACCCGCTCGGTTCCGGCGGCGGAGCCGGTGGCGGCGTAA
- a CDS encoding CbtB domain-containing protein gives MSLHTAQHTDTAAVTSAATTARHWLIMAAAAIIALVALYAVFMDNGTAIAATGDYLHEFSHDGRHLFGAPCH, from the coding sequence ATGTCTCTGCACACTGCGCAGCACACCGACACCGCGGCGGTCACGTCCGCCGCGACCACCGCCCGTCACTGGCTGATCATGGCCGCCGCGGCGATCATCGCCCTCGTCGCGCTCTACGCGGTCTTCATGGACAACGGCACCGCCATCGCCGCTACGGGCGACTACCTGCACGAGTTCTCGCACGACGGCAGGCACCTCTTCGGTGCCCCCTGCCACTGA
- a CDS encoding glycoside hydrolase family 6 protein — MYGSYSGRRRVRVRVAAVGAVGAALLLAGCSSSGGDGGGGTSPDPVKQQPKGSDPYWVNPEGNAAKQAAALAKKGEDEKAGLIRKIAEQPAAEWIGPENAEAQAKGYTEAAEKADRDALLVLYNIPHRDCGQFSKGGAADGNAYRAWVDQVAKGIGDRPATVILEPDALLHLVDGCTPDEFHEERYDLLKGAVERLKEQPKAKVYLDAGNAGWKSPDSLFEPLQRAGIAKADGFSVNVSNFQTTRVSKDFGRKLSAKVGNKPFVIDTSRNGNGPYTGGDPEENWCNPPGRALGEKPTTKTGDELVDAFLWIKRPGESDGDCKGGPKAGEWYEEYALELARNAK, encoded by the coding sequence ATGTACGGCAGTTACAGCGGCCGTAGGCGCGTGCGTGTCCGGGTGGCCGCGGTGGGGGCCGTGGGGGCCGCGCTGCTCCTGGCGGGCTGCTCGTCCTCCGGCGGTGACGGGGGCGGCGGCACGAGTCCGGACCCGGTGAAGCAGCAGCCGAAGGGGAGCGATCCGTACTGGGTCAACCCGGAAGGAAACGCTGCCAAGCAGGCCGCTGCGTTGGCCAAGAAGGGCGAGGACGAGAAGGCCGGCCTCATCCGCAAGATCGCCGAGCAGCCGGCCGCCGAGTGGATCGGTCCCGAGAACGCCGAGGCCCAGGCCAAGGGGTACACGGAGGCGGCCGAGAAGGCGGACCGCGACGCGCTGCTCGTCCTCTACAACATCCCGCACCGCGACTGCGGGCAGTTCTCGAAGGGTGGCGCCGCCGACGGCAACGCCTACCGCGCCTGGGTCGACCAGGTGGCCAAGGGCATCGGCGACCGCCCGGCCACCGTGATCCTGGAGCCGGACGCGCTGCTGCACCTGGTCGACGGCTGCACGCCCGACGAGTTCCACGAGGAGCGGTACGACCTCCTCAAGGGCGCCGTCGAGCGCCTCAAGGAGCAGCCGAAGGCCAAGGTGTACCTGGACGCGGGCAACGCGGGCTGGAAGTCCCCCGACTCACTGTTCGAGCCGCTCCAGCGGGCGGGTATCGCGAAGGCGGACGGCTTCTCGGTGAACGTCTCCAACTTCCAGACCACCCGCGTCAGCAAGGACTTCGGCAGGAAGCTCTCCGCGAAGGTGGGCAACAAGCCCTTCGTCATCGACACCAGCCGCAACGGCAACGGTCCGTACACCGGGGGAGACCCCGAGGAGAACTGGTGCAACCCGCCGGGCCGCGCGCTCGGTGAGAAGCCGACCACCAAGACCGGTGACGAGCTGGTCGACGCGTTCCTGTGGATCAAGCGCCCCGGCGAGTCCGACGGCGACTGCAAGGGCGGCCCGAAGGCCGGCGAGTGGTACGAGGAGTACGCGCTCGAACTGGCCCGCAACGCGAAGTAG
- a CDS encoding kelch motif-containing protein — translation MKYRPSRRARRLAITGAVVLALAGMNGPALYRFGSEQYHDYKINRPEYKAENGHWDFLDVPSEFRINTIHAALLHTGKVLLIAGSGNNQKNFDAKKFESVLWDPKTDSYKKIPTPKDMFCAGHTQLPDGKLLVAGGTKRYEKLEGDVTRAGGLMIVHNEDPDAPKTLPAGTIFTGKKNGKTYVSKDPVLVEKAKKIFDKQTGRFLRTEAGLGRIYVEAKASGKKYESGTEDNYRVHGLTGTDAKNVYGIAQKLALDKKDFQGIRDAYEFDPVAEKYITVDPMNEARWYPTLTTLEDGKVLSLSGLDEIGQIVPGKDEIYDPATKKWEYTGVVRKFPTYPAIFLMNNGKLFYSGSNAGYGPADEGREPGVWDLETNTFKKVPGLSDPDMMETSATVRLPPAQDEKYMVIGGGGVGESEKSSEKSRLVDLKDPNPRFKDGDSLDQGTRYPSASLMPDDSVLITGGSNDYRGRGGSDILQARLYDAKTGKYRRVADPAVGRNYHSGSLLLPDGRVMIFGSDSLYSDKANTRPGVFEQRIEIYTPPYLFRDARPKLTGGPKTVRRGGTATFKSAHAASIKDAKLMRPSAVTHVTDVDQRTVALEMKKTKGGISVTVPKNRALVPSGYYMLFVTDDQGTPSEGVWIEVP, via the coding sequence ATGAAATACCGTCCGAGCCGCCGTGCTCGCCGCCTGGCGATAACGGGTGCGGTGGTGCTCGCTCTGGCGGGGATGAACGGGCCCGCGCTCTACCGCTTCGGCTCGGAGCAGTACCACGACTACAAGATCAACCGGCCCGAGTACAAGGCGGAGAACGGCCACTGGGACTTCCTCGACGTCCCGTCCGAGTTCCGCATCAACACGATCCACGCCGCGCTGCTGCACACCGGCAAGGTGCTGCTCATCGCCGGTTCGGGGAACAACCAGAAGAACTTCGACGCGAAGAAGTTCGAGTCGGTGCTGTGGGACCCGAAGACCGACTCGTACAAGAAGATTCCGACGCCGAAGGACATGTTCTGCGCCGGGCACACCCAGCTGCCCGACGGGAAGCTGCTCGTGGCGGGCGGCACCAAGCGGTACGAGAAGCTCGAAGGTGACGTCACCAGGGCCGGCGGCCTGATGATCGTCCACAACGAGGACCCCGACGCCCCGAAGACGCTGCCCGCGGGCACCATCTTCACGGGCAAGAAGAACGGCAAGACGTACGTCTCCAAGGACCCCGTCCTGGTCGAGAAGGCGAAGAAGATCTTCGACAAGCAGACCGGCCGGTTCCTGCGCACCGAGGCGGGGCTCGGCCGGATCTACGTCGAGGCCAAGGCGTCCGGCAAGAAGTACGAGTCCGGCACCGAGGACAACTACCGGGTCCACGGCCTGACGGGCACCGACGCCAAGAACGTGTACGGGATCGCACAGAAGCTCGCCCTGGACAAGAAGGACTTCCAAGGCATCAGGGACGCCTACGAGTTCGACCCGGTGGCGGAGAAGTACATCACCGTCGACCCGATGAACGAGGCGCGCTGGTACCCGACGCTCACCACGCTGGAGGACGGCAAGGTCCTGTCGCTGTCCGGCCTGGACGAGATCGGGCAGATCGTCCCCGGCAAGGACGAGATCTACGACCCGGCCACGAAGAAGTGGGAGTACACCGGGGTCGTACGGAAGTTCCCGACGTACCCCGCGATCTTCCTGATGAACAACGGCAAGCTCTTCTACTCGGGCTCCAACGCCGGGTACGGGCCGGCGGACGAGGGCCGCGAGCCGGGTGTCTGGGATCTGGAGACCAACACGTTCAAGAAGGTCCCCGGGCTCAGCGACCCGGACATGATGGAGACCTCCGCGACCGTGCGGCTGCCTCCCGCCCAGGACGAGAAGTACATGGTCATCGGCGGCGGCGGGGTCGGCGAGTCGGAGAAGTCCAGCGAGAAGTCACGGCTGGTCGACCTGAAGGACCCGAACCCGCGCTTCAAGGACGGCGACTCGCTCGACCAGGGCACCCGCTACCCCAGCGCGTCCCTGATGCCGGACGACAGTGTCCTGATCACCGGCGGCTCCAACGACTACCGGGGCCGCGGCGGCTCGGACATCCTCCAGGCGCGCCTGTACGACGCCAAGACCGGCAAGTACCGCCGGGTGGCCGACCCGGCCGTGGGGCGCAACTACCACTCGGGCTCGCTGCTGCTGCCCGACGGGCGCGTCATGATCTTCGGGTCGGACTCCCTGTACTCTGACAAGGCCAACACCAGGCCGGGCGTCTTCGAACAGCGCATCGAGATCTACACGCCGCCGTACCTCTTCCGGGACGCGCGGCCGAAGCTGACCGGCGGACCGAAGACGGTCAGGCGCGGCGGTACGGCCACCTTCAAGTCGGCGCACGCCGCGTCGATCAAGGACGCGAAGCTGATGCGGCCCAGCGCCGTCACGCACGTCACAGACGTCGACCAGCGCACGGTGGCGCTGGAGATGAAGAAGACGAAGGGCGGCATCTCGGTCACCGTGCCGAAGAACCGGGCGCTGGTCCCGTCCGGCTACTACATGCTGTTCGTGACGGACGATCAGGGCACGCCGTCCGAGGGCGTCTGGATCGAGGTCCCGTAG
- a CDS encoding glycosyltransferase family 2 protein, which produces MTSTPTGARHNNDPSRTAQLRIPPQLRTGGSRIRAKKPLPRYDYEHYSRLAGPLTQPDPAKPYTVQYRSLLSQEPHRIRAALLLCAAPLLSLGLFVWLMQPEHWTERDPNLKNDTLLILDIVMLVSIGLIELFRTMNVLSNAHATLVARDPVPVVPETGTRVAFLTSFVPGKEPLEMVTKTLEAAVKIRHRGLMHVWLLDEGNDPAVREVCERLGVHHFSRKGIAKWNQAKGPHRAKTKHGNYNAWLDAHGDAYDFFASVDTDHVPLPNYLERMLGYFRDPDIGFVIGPQVYGNYDTFVTKAAESQQFLFHALIQRAGNRYGAPMFVGTSNAVRIRALKQIGGLYDSITEDMATGFEIHRATNPATGRKWRSVYTPDVLAVGEGPTAWTDFFTQQLRWSRGTYETILKQYWRGYGSLPAGKLFNYTMMIIFYPMSAMNWILAALSCALFLGMGASGVQIDPAIWMMLYGNASALQIGLYIWNRRHNVSPHEPEGSGGLAGMVMSALSAPIYARSLMDAVLRRKSGFVVTPKGDSSSPDTLFGTFRIHLFFILVFGGSLGSSFFFGHNHPAMITWATLALLITAAPIFAWRWTMRQEKKNKKKPGPHGSPPSQSQPPAGPPPETHAPQPKPTWAASDQTMQIALGGRKK; this is translated from the coding sequence ATGACGTCGACGCCGACCGGCGCCCGGCACAACAACGACCCTTCCCGGACGGCGCAGCTTCGGATACCCCCGCAGCTGCGGACCGGGGGGTCGCGCATCCGGGCCAAGAAGCCGCTGCCGAGGTACGACTACGAGCACTACAGCCGGCTCGCCGGGCCACTGACCCAGCCCGACCCGGCCAAGCCTTACACCGTGCAGTACCGCTCACTGCTCTCGCAGGAGCCGCACCGCATCCGCGCCGCCCTGCTGCTGTGCGCCGCGCCGCTGCTCTCGCTGGGCCTGTTCGTCTGGCTGATGCAGCCCGAGCACTGGACCGAGCGCGACCCCAACCTCAAGAACGACACGCTGCTGATCCTCGACATCGTCATGCTGGTCTCGATCGGCCTGATCGAGCTCTTCCGCACGATGAACGTCCTGTCGAACGCACACGCGACCCTGGTCGCCCGTGATCCCGTCCCCGTGGTGCCCGAGACCGGCACCCGTGTGGCCTTCCTCACCTCCTTCGTCCCCGGCAAGGAGCCGCTGGAGATGGTGACGAAGACGCTGGAGGCGGCGGTCAAGATCCGCCACCGCGGCCTGATGCACGTATGGCTCCTCGACGAGGGCAACGACCCGGCGGTCAGGGAGGTCTGCGAGCGCCTCGGTGTGCACCACTTCTCCCGCAAGGGCATCGCGAAGTGGAACCAGGCCAAGGGCCCGCACCGCGCCAAGACCAAGCACGGCAACTACAACGCCTGGCTCGACGCGCACGGCGACGCCTACGACTTCTTCGCCTCCGTCGACACCGACCACGTGCCGCTGCCCAACTACCTGGAGCGGATGCTCGGCTACTTCCGCGACCCGGACATCGGCTTCGTCATCGGTCCGCAGGTGTACGGCAACTACGACACCTTCGTCACGAAGGCCGCCGAGTCGCAGCAGTTCCTGTTCCACGCCCTGATCCAGCGCGCGGGCAACCGCTACGGCGCCCCCATGTTCGTCGGCACGTCCAACGCCGTACGCATCAGGGCGCTCAAGCAGATCGGCGGCCTGTACGACTCGATCACCGAGGACATGGCCACCGGCTTCGAGATCCACCGCGCCACGAACCCGGCCACCGGCAGGAAGTGGCGGTCCGTCTACACCCCGGACGTGCTGGCCGTCGGCGAGGGCCCGACCGCGTGGACCGACTTCTTCACCCAGCAGCTGCGCTGGTCGCGCGGTACGTACGAGACGATCCTCAAGCAGTACTGGAGGGGCTACGGCTCGCTGCCCGCAGGCAAGCTCTTCAACTACACAATGATGATCATCTTCTATCCGATGTCCGCCATGAACTGGATTCTGGCGGCCCTCAGCTGCGCGCTCTTCCTGGGCATGGGCGCCTCCGGCGTCCAGATCGACCCGGCGATCTGGATGATGCTGTACGGCAACGCCTCGGCGCTCCAGATCGGCCTCTACATCTGGAACCGCCGCCACAACGTCTCGCCGCACGAGCCCGAAGGCTCCGGCGGCCTGGCCGGCATGGTGATGTCCGCGCTCTCGGCGCCGATCTACGCGCGCTCGCTGATGGACGCCGTGCTGCGCCGCAAGTCCGGCTTCGTGGTGACGCCCAAGGGCGACTCCTCCAGCCCCGACACGCTCTTCGGCACCTTCCGTATCCACCTCTTCTTCATCCTGGTCTTCGGCGGCTCCCTCGGCTCGTCCTTCTTCTTCGGCCACAACCACCCCGCGATGATCACCTGGGCCACGCTCGCCCTGCTGATCACGGCGGCGCCGATCTTCGCCTGGCGCTGGACCATGCGCCAGGAGAAGAAGAACAAGAAGAAGCCGGGCCCGCACGGGTCGCCGCCGAGCCAGTCGCAGCCGCCGGCCGGCCCCCCGCCGGAGACCCACGCGCCTCAGCCCAAGCCCACCTGGGCCGCTTCCGACCAGACCATGCAGATCGCCCTTGGGGGACGTAAGAAATGA
- a CDS encoding peptidoglycan-binding protein, whose amino-acid sequence MTMPVFEEFEPAADCGCPGCAQDRRAAALGLPVAAGGHPAAHGARRALVLATAAGVVLGGGAGGAAGAVGPGQAPARTGADHDPDTPQGGPGPLHGGPGHHGQTAQATPTAARPALRITSRAEIINRAKRWLDAKVPYSMEKYWSDGYRQDCSGYVSMAWNLDGNEWTGSLAQYATAVERDQLEPGDILLFHNPADPNKGSHVTIFGGWTDSTHTHYIAYEQTRPHTRKQATPYAYWNNSSRYIGYRYNGIGSGTAGGGAATTAYPGAKHFGPGANNRYVTRLGKMLVARGGKRFYTEGPGPAWGEADRRATEAFQRAQGWRGAEADGLPGPHTWRLLVSNGGKDIPPQDSGQGGDKDNGGGTGSTAGAPAFPGRQHFGPGRSNEYVEQLGRQLVKKGYGKYYVSGPGPGWTEADRRNVEAFQRAQGWRGAEADGYPGPQTWRRLFA is encoded by the coding sequence ATGACGATGCCGGTTTTCGAGGAGTTCGAACCCGCGGCCGACTGCGGCTGCCCGGGCTGCGCCCAGGACCGCCGGGCCGCCGCCCTCGGCCTGCCGGTCGCGGCCGGCGGCCACCCGGCCGCCCACGGAGCCCGGCGCGCGCTGGTGCTCGCCACCGCCGCGGGCGTGGTCCTCGGCGGCGGCGCGGGCGGCGCGGCGGGCGCCGTCGGCCCCGGGCAGGCCCCGGCCCGTACGGGAGCCGACCACGACCCCGACACCCCGCAGGGCGGGCCCGGCCCGCTGCACGGCGGGCCGGGCCACCACGGCCAGACCGCGCAGGCCACCCCGACGGCCGCCCGGCCGGCCCTGCGGATCACCAGCAGGGCCGAGATCATCAACCGCGCCAAGCGGTGGCTGGACGCCAAGGTCCCGTACAGCATGGAGAAGTACTGGAGCGACGGATACCGGCAGGACTGCTCGGGCTACGTGTCGATGGCCTGGAACCTCGACGGCAACGAATGGACCGGGAGCCTCGCGCAGTACGCCACGGCGGTGGAGCGGGACCAGCTGGAGCCCGGCGACATCCTCCTCTTCCACAATCCGGCCGACCCGAACAAGGGCTCGCACGTCACGATCTTCGGCGGCTGGACCGACTCCACCCACACGCACTACATCGCGTACGAGCAGACCCGCCCCCACACCCGCAAGCAGGCGACCCCGTACGCCTACTGGAACAACTCCTCCCGCTACATCGGATACCGCTACAACGGCATCGGCAGCGGGACCGCCGGCGGCGGTGCCGCCACGACGGCGTATCCCGGCGCGAAGCACTTCGGGCCGGGCGCGAACAACCGGTACGTCACCCGGCTCGGCAAGATGCTCGTCGCCCGGGGCGGCAAGCGGTTCTACACCGAGGGCCCCGGACCGGCCTGGGGCGAGGCGGACCGGCGCGCGACCGAGGCGTTCCAGCGCGCCCAGGGCTGGCGCGGCGCGGAGGCCGACGGGCTGCCGGGGCCGCACACCTGGCGGCTGCTGGTCTCCAACGGGGGCAAGGACATCCCCCCGCAGGACAGCGGCCAGGGCGGCGACAAGGACAACGGCGGCGGTACGGGCTCCACGGCCGGCGCCCCGGCCTTCCCCGGCCGGCAGCACTTCGGGCCCGGCCGGTCGAACGAGTACGTCGAGCAGCTCGGCAGACAACTGGTGAAGAAGGGCTACGGCAAGTACTACGTGTCCGGTCCCGGACCGGGCTGGACAGAGGCGGACCGGCGCAACGTCGAGGCGTTCCAGCGTGCGCAGGGCTGGCGCGGCGCGGAGGCCGACGGCTACCCCGGCCCGCAGACCTGGCGACGGCTCTTCGCATGA
- a CDS encoding SPFH domain-containing protein, protein MSTTTSETSEPDGSAAPAAPGRPGAETAPRAPVIRNESTVEIPVHLLFRDDTGPAALTLPSGASVISRRKGTGEQPRVTAGAAGSRPAHGASGPASAQVGPSRPAVPADPGLTERPGPALPGWCGVAVGAGALAAGAALVWWTGAVPPPAAVLFGLPLRPYDGIALGTWAVLALLVTVVLFAFGGLARGRVGYAWVLSLFGDYRGTVRRSGLVWVSPLLLRRRVDVRLRHWRGEPMEAVDAHGVALRVVVLVVWRIRDTARAVLAVEDHVQYLREQVEAAMARVLSQLPADAFHDTAPTLRDAEAVGGALTRMLAAEAAPVGIDVFSVQPTRIEYAPEVAAAMRRRRVAALDAQHRDSVLTSVVDAVDDTVTRLTSRGLVELDDYERKALVKDLTVAFYTGRGEGL, encoded by the coding sequence ATGAGCACCACGACTTCAGAGACCTCGGAGCCCGACGGTTCCGCCGCACCGGCCGCTCCCGGGCGGCCGGGCGCCGAGACCGCGCCGAGGGCCCCGGTGATCAGGAACGAGTCCACCGTCGAGATCCCGGTGCACCTCCTGTTCCGCGACGACACCGGGCCGGCGGCGCTGACGCTGCCGTCCGGCGCCTCGGTGATCAGCCGCAGGAAGGGCACCGGCGAGCAGCCGCGTGTGACGGCCGGCGCCGCCGGTTCCCGGCCGGCCCATGGGGCGTCCGGGCCGGCGTCCGCCCAGGTGGGGCCGTCCCGCCCCGCCGTGCCCGCCGACCCCGGCCTCACGGAGCGGCCGGGCCCCGCGCTGCCCGGCTGGTGCGGGGTGGCCGTGGGTGCGGGAGCGCTCGCGGCGGGCGCGGCGCTGGTGTGGTGGACGGGAGCGGTGCCGCCGCCCGCCGCCGTACTGTTCGGGCTGCCCCTGCGCCCGTACGACGGGATCGCGCTCGGGACCTGGGCGGTGCTGGCCCTGCTGGTGACGGTCGTCCTGTTCGCCTTCGGCGGTCTGGCCCGCGGGCGGGTCGGATACGCGTGGGTGCTCTCGCTGTTCGGCGACTACCGGGGAACCGTGCGGCGCAGCGGCCTGGTGTGGGTGAGTCCGCTGCTGCTGCGCCGCCGGGTCGACGTCAGGCTCCGGCACTGGCGCGGCGAACCGATGGAGGCCGTGGACGCGCACGGCGTCGCGCTGCGGGTCGTGGTGCTGGTGGTGTGGCGGATCCGGGACACGGCGCGGGCGGTGCTCGCCGTCGAGGACCACGTCCAGTACCTGCGCGAGCAGGTGGAGGCGGCGATGGCGCGGGTGCTCTCGCAGCTGCCGGCCGACGCCTTCCACGACACCGCGCCGACGCTGCGCGACGCGGAGGCGGTCGGCGGCGCGCTGACCCGGATGCTGGCGGCGGAGGCGGCGCCGGTCGGTATCGACGTCTTCTCGGTGCAGCCGACGCGGATCGAGTACGCGCCCGAGGTCGCGGCGGCGATGCGGCGACGGCGGGTGGCGGCGCTCGACGCGCAGCACCGGGACAGCGTGCTGACGTCGGTGGTGGACGCCGTGGACGACACGGTGACGCGGCTGACCTCGCGCGGGCTGGTCGAACTGGACGACTACGAGCGCAAGGCGCTCGTGAAGGACCTGACGGTGGCCTTCTACACGGGGCGTGGGGAGGGACTGTGA
- a CDS encoding lytic polysaccharide monooxygenase auxiliary activity family 9 protein, which produces MRIKTGAAVIGLAMAGVSFLATGSASSHGYTDSPISRQKLCANGTVTGCGNIQWEPQSVEGPKGFPTSGPADGKICAGGNSQFAQLDDPRGGAWPATRLTGGQGYGFRWQFTARHATSDFRYYITRNGWDSSRPLTRAALESQPFLTVPYGGKQPPSTLTHQGTVPAQKTGRHIILAVWNVADTTNAFYACSDVQF; this is translated from the coding sequence ATGCGAATAAAGACAGGTGCGGCCGTCATCGGCCTCGCGATGGCCGGGGTGTCCTTCCTCGCCACCGGCAGCGCGAGCAGTCACGGCTACACCGACTCACCGATCAGCCGCCAGAAGCTCTGTGCCAACGGCACGGTGACGGGCTGCGGAAACATCCAGTGGGAACCGCAGAGCGTCGAAGGGCCGAAGGGATTCCCCACCTCCGGTCCGGCCGACGGCAAGATCTGCGCCGGCGGCAACAGCCAGTTCGCCCAGCTCGACGACCCGCGCGGAGGTGCCTGGCCCGCCACCAGGCTCACCGGCGGCCAGGGCTACGGCTTCCGCTGGCAGTTCACCGCCCGGCACGCGACCAGCGACTTCCGGTACTACATCACCCGGAACGGATGGGACTCCAGCAGGCCGCTCACCCGCGCGGCCCTGGAATCGCAGCCGTTCCTGACCGTCCCGTACGGCGGCAAGCAGCCTCCGTCGACCCTGACGCACCAGGGCACGGTCCCGGCCCAGAAGACCGGGCGGCACATCATCCTGGCGGTCTGGAACGTCGCGGACACGACAAACGCCTTCTACGCCTGCTCCGACGTTCAGTTCTGA
- a CDS encoding IclR family transcriptional regulator, which translates to MALKPEPTAPFHSVQYALRVLETVSRHGSGVTDVQIARETGLPTAHLTSLLLMLRREGYVEQVTDGAYVVGDSLVLIGSGSTRREALQAKLQQTLDHLRDTVGAAIYISRYIDGEIKVTQIAEGPQTPRVNEWVDFRSAAHASAIGKCLLTQLDQNGRRDHLSRHKTARLTSKTITNERVLFSTLDSQPPTVPVLDLQEYAVGTVCAAVPLTAGSSVGCLALSLPVEHAHRLRSAADTLNRRAAPVVLSLAL; encoded by the coding sequence GTGGCGCTGAAGCCGGAGCCGACCGCACCGTTCCACTCGGTGCAGTACGCCCTGCGTGTACTGGAGACGGTCTCCAGGCACGGCAGCGGTGTCACCGATGTACAGATCGCCCGAGAGACGGGACTCCCGACCGCCCACCTGACCTCCCTGCTGCTGATGCTGCGCCGCGAGGGGTACGTCGAGCAGGTGACGGACGGCGCGTACGTCGTCGGCGACTCGCTCGTCCTGATCGGATCGGGTTCCACCCGGCGCGAGGCACTCCAGGCGAAGCTCCAGCAGACCCTCGACCACCTGCGCGACACGGTGGGCGCGGCGATCTACATCAGCCGCTACATCGACGGTGAGATCAAGGTCACACAGATCGCCGAGGGGCCGCAGACGCCCCGGGTCAACGAGTGGGTGGACTTCAGGTCGGCCGCCCACGCGAGCGCGATCGGCAAGTGCCTGCTGACCCAGCTCGACCAGAACGGCCGCCGCGACCACCTGTCCCGCCACAAGACCGCCCGGCTCACGTCCAAGACGATCACCAACGAGCGGGTGCTCTTCTCCACGCTGGACAGCCAGCCGCCCACGGTCCCGGTCCTCGACCTCCAGGAGTACGCCGTGGGCACGGTCTGCGCGGCCGTGCCGCTCACGGCGGGCTCCTCGGTGGGCTGCCTGGCGCTGTCCCTGCCGGTGGAGCACGCCCACCGCCTGCGCTCGGCGGCGGACACACTGAACCGGAGGGCCGCCCCGGTGGTGCTGTCGCTGGCCCTGTGA
- the ehuA gene encoding ectoine/hydroxyectoine ABC transporter ATP-binding protein EhuA: MSADPTPNELIRFDNVTKRFGDNTVLDNLCFSVRSGKHVTLIGPSGSGKTTILRLLMTLVKPDEGVIRVNGGQLFPAGEKEVREVRKNIGMVFQQFNLFPNMNVLRNVTEAPVRVLGMSKDEAAERAKGLLDLVGLSDKQDVKPTQLSGGQQQRVAIARALAMRPQVLLLDEVTSALDPELVAGVLDVLRDIARTTDITMLCVTHEMNFARDISDDVLMFDAGRVIESGSPEKIFNDPEHERTREFLGAVL; this comes from the coding sequence TTGTCCGCTGACCCGACCCCCAACGAGCTGATCCGTTTCGACAACGTCACCAAGCGGTTCGGCGACAACACCGTCCTGGACAACCTGTGCTTCTCGGTGCGAAGCGGGAAGCACGTGACGCTGATCGGACCGTCCGGGTCGGGCAAGACCACGATCCTGCGGCTGCTGATGACGCTGGTGAAGCCCGACGAGGGCGTGATCCGGGTGAACGGCGGGCAGCTCTTCCCCGCGGGCGAGAAGGAGGTCCGCGAGGTACGCAAGAACATCGGCATGGTGTTCCAGCAGTTCAACCTCTTCCCCAACATGAACGTCCTGCGCAATGTCACCGAGGCGCCCGTGCGGGTCCTCGGCATGTCGAAGGACGAGGCCGCCGAGCGCGCCAAGGGCCTGCTGGACCTGGTCGGGCTCAGCGACAAGCAGGACGTGAAGCCGACCCAGCTCTCCGGCGGCCAGCAGCAGCGGGTCGCCATCGCGCGGGCGCTGGCGATGCGTCCGCAGGTGCTGCTGCTGGACGAGGTGACGTCGGCGCTCGACCCGGAGCTGGTGGCGGGCGTTCTCGACGTACTGCGCGACATCGCCCGTACGACGGACATCACCATGCTCTGCGTCACGCACGAGATGAATTTCGCCCGGGACATCTCGGACGACGTGCTGATGTTCGACGCGGGGCGGGTCATCGAGTCCGGATCACCGGAAAAGATCTTCAACGATCCGGAGCACGAACGTACCCGCGAGTTCCTCGGCGCGGTGCTCTGA